One genomic region from Paracoccus pantotrophus encodes:
- a CDS encoding glycosyltransferase family 2 protein, with protein MSFPSLEDFLTAPRGRLDKGPVALLLIEDQAAVQRTLAHHLAAGFRLILALSPEPLPAHVLPREGAERILNLRHDARRGQAAVEAVNAVIAAAPADTWLYYGYNAEFLFYPFSESRSVGEMLAFHAEERRRAMLTYVIDLYAPDLERFPDAVSLDEAMFDRTGYYALGRMDREGRHKERQLDFHGGLRWRFEEHLPADRRRIDRIALFRSQPGLRLLPDLRFNVEEYNTYACPWHNNLTAAVASFRVAKALARNPGSRGQIRGFRWRNSHPFRWNSQQLMDLGLMEPGQWF; from the coding sequence ATGAGCTTTCCCAGCCTGGAGGATTTCCTGACGGCGCCGCGCGGCCGGCTGGACAAGGGGCCGGTCGCGCTTTTGCTGATCGAGGACCAGGCAGCGGTGCAAAGGACGCTGGCGCATCACCTAGCCGCCGGGTTCCGGCTGATCCTGGCGCTGTCGCCCGAGCCGCTGCCCGCCCATGTCCTGCCCAGGGAAGGCGCGGAACGGATCCTCAACCTGCGCCACGATGCGCGCCGCGGCCAGGCGGCGGTCGAAGCGGTCAATGCGGTGATCGCGGCGGCGCCCGCCGATACCTGGCTTTACTACGGCTATAATGCCGAGTTCCTGTTCTATCCCTTCTCGGAAAGCCGCAGCGTGGGCGAGATGCTGGCCTTTCACGCCGAGGAACGCCGGCGGGCGATGCTGACCTATGTCATCGATCTCTATGCCCCGGACCTGGAGCGTTTCCCCGATGCGGTCAGCCTGGACGAGGCGATGTTCGACCGCACCGGCTATTACGCGCTTGGCCGCATGGATCGCGAGGGGCGCCACAAGGAACGGCAACTGGATTTCCACGGCGGGCTGCGCTGGCGATTCGAGGAGCACCTGCCCGCCGACCGCCGCCGCATCGACCGCATCGCGCTGTTTCGCAGCCAGCCGGGGTTGCGGCTCTTGCCGGACCTGCGCTTCAACGTCGAGGAATACAACACCTATGCCTGCCCCTGGCACAATAACCTGACCGCGGCGGTTGCGTCCTTCCGGGTGGCCAAGGCGCTGGCCCGCAATCCCGGCTCGCGCGGGCAGATCCGCGGCTTCCGCTGGCGCAATTCGCATCCCTTCCGCTGGAACTCGCAGCAGCTGATGGACCTG
- the infC gene encoding translation initiation factor IF-3, which yields MGPEGENIGVVTPARGLELAQEAGLDLVEISPNATPPVCKIMDLGKFKYEQQKREAEARKKQKIIEIKEIKFRPGTDTHDYDVKMRSVMKFLAEGDKVKITLRFRGREMAHQQLGVELLNRVAADVGEAGKVESMPKLEGRQMVMMISPK from the coding sequence ATCGGTCCCGAAGGCGAAAATATCGGCGTCGTGACACCCGCCCGCGGTCTGGAGCTTGCACAGGAAGCCGGGCTGGATCTTGTCGAGATCTCGCCGAATGCCACGCCCCCGGTCTGCAAGATCATGGACCTGGGCAAGTTCAAGTATGAACAGCAAAAGCGCGAGGCCGAGGCCCGCAAGAAGCAGAAGATCATCGAGATCAAGGAGATCAAGTTCCGTCCCGGAACCGATACCCATGATTACGACGTCAAGATGCGCTCGGTCATGAAGTTCCTGGCCGAGGGCGACAAGGTCAAGATCACCCTGCGCTTCCGCGGCCGCGAGATGGCCCACCAGCAGCTTGGGGTCGAGCTTCTGAACCGCGTCGCCGCCGATGTCGGCGAGGCGGGCAAGGTCGAATCCATGCCCAAGCTGGAAGGGCGCCAGATGGTCATGATGATCTCGCCGAAATAA